The following are from one region of the Achromobacter xylosoxidans genome:
- a CDS encoding amino acid synthesis family protein: MSNRNFGPYRIRKWYLQIDDTLATETGEPADGEPLRKIVIAAALHNPYAGRFERDLSGYVEPSGMLGEEFGRRIIAAAGGQPLESYGKACVVGTDGEYEHGNALLTTIFAEPVRAALGGGKAWVPSTGKRGGPGTVIDIPLAHKDALYVRSHYDSVTALFGDAPNRDEVLIAFAFATRGRLHARLGGIPASEIQGKDGLC, encoded by the coding sequence ATGAGCAACCGCAATTTCGGTCCCTACCGCATCCGCAAGTGGTATTTGCAGATCGACGACACCCTGGCTACCGAAACCGGCGAACCCGCCGACGGCGAGCCGCTGCGCAAGATCGTCATCGCGGCCGCGCTGCACAACCCCTACGCGGGGCGCTTCGAGCGCGACCTGTCGGGCTACGTCGAACCCTCGGGCATGCTGGGCGAGGAATTCGGCCGGCGCATCATCGCCGCGGCTGGCGGCCAACCGCTGGAAAGCTACGGCAAGGCCTGCGTGGTGGGCACCGACGGCGAGTACGAGCACGGCAACGCGCTCCTGACCACCATCTTCGCCGAGCCCGTGCGAGCAGCGCTTGGCGGCGGCAAGGCCTGGGTGCCTTCCACCGGCAAGCGCGGCGGCCCCGGCACCGTCATCGACATTCCGCTGGCGCACAAGGACGCGCTCTATGTCCGTTCCCACTACGACAGCGTGACGGCACTGTTCGGCGACGCGCCCAACCGCGACGAAGTGCTGATCGCCTTCGCCTTCGCCACCCGCGGCCGCCTGCATGCGCGCCTGGGCGGCATCCCGGCCAGCGAAATCCAGGGCAAAGACGGACTCTGCTGA
- a CDS encoding VOC family protein, with the protein MSTNTTLAPADRRPRIARTHLALFVRDPFASAPWYESVLGMQETARGEQWVFLSFGRKHHDIALIRAAEGEPARGPVNMQHYGLEIEGDVDELRRLYGMLLAKGVDVVKITDHKVGYGLYFTDPDGHRFEFFCETVHGDEEGKQVLHDHNAPSVPMALDPL; encoded by the coding sequence ATGTCCACCAACACCACGCTAGCGCCGGCAGACCGCCGGCCGCGCATCGCGCGCACCCACCTGGCCCTGTTCGTACGCGACCCGTTCGCGTCGGCGCCCTGGTACGAATCCGTGCTCGGCATGCAGGAGACCGCGCGGGGCGAGCAATGGGTGTTCCTGTCCTTCGGGCGCAAGCACCACGACATCGCCCTGATCCGCGCGGCCGAGGGCGAGCCCGCCCGCGGCCCCGTCAACATGCAGCACTACGGCCTGGAGATCGAGGGCGACGTGGACGAACTGCGCCGCCTCTACGGCATGTTGCTGGCCAAGGGCGTGGACGTGGTGAAGATCACCGACCACAAGGTCGGCTACGGCCTGTACTTCACCGACCCGGACGGCCACCGCTTCGAGTTCTTCTGCGAAACCGTGCACGGCGACGAAGAGGGCAAGCAGGTTCTGCACGACCACAACGCACCCAGCGTCCCCATGGCGCTGGACCCGCTTTGA
- a CDS encoding WD40/YVTN/BNR-like repeat-containing protein has protein sequence MQGTILVGTAGQGILRSVDDGATWHRLGLKEAIEFDGTVRSLAVDPADPRRVFAGADAGMCVSTDGGAHFTRVDSPMNGMTVWAMAIDPTDPRRMYAGTGAPSRAAMFRSEDGGASWQRLSPELPEFCRGVNRPRILSVCVDPDDGREVWFGVEEGGLWRSRDGGDTWSREDEEGNADAIANPDIHCVAVLPATAAAPKTAMALTVNSVYLSEDDGRRWDGVASKSRFDGMYYTRTVQALPNDPDTLLLAIGDGTPGTRSRIYRSSDRGRNWQPALLHTPPNSTFWAFGVHAADPRLAFAGTKYGHLFRSTDGGRSWFKEWRDFSEITAVAWTPYAAPVTAHPQSIN, from the coding sequence ATGCAAGGCACGATACTGGTCGGCACGGCCGGCCAAGGAATACTGCGCAGCGTGGACGACGGCGCCACCTGGCACCGCCTGGGGCTGAAGGAAGCCATCGAGTTCGACGGCACGGTGCGCAGCCTGGCCGTGGACCCGGCCGATCCGCGCCGAGTGTTCGCTGGCGCCGACGCCGGCATGTGCGTCAGCACCGACGGCGGCGCGCATTTCACCCGGGTGGACAGCCCCATGAACGGCATGACTGTCTGGGCCATGGCGATCGACCCGACAGACCCGCGACGCATGTATGCGGGCACCGGCGCGCCTTCGCGCGCAGCGATGTTCCGTTCGGAGGATGGCGGCGCCAGCTGGCAACGCCTGTCGCCTGAACTGCCGGAATTCTGCCGCGGCGTGAACCGCCCGCGCATCCTGTCGGTCTGCGTGGACCCGGACGACGGCCGCGAGGTCTGGTTCGGGGTCGAGGAAGGCGGGCTGTGGCGCAGCCGCGATGGCGGCGACACCTGGTCGCGCGAGGACGAGGAGGGCAACGCCGATGCCATCGCCAACCCCGACATCCATTGCGTAGCTGTCCTGCCGGCCACCGCCGCCGCGCCCAAGACCGCCATGGCGCTGACCGTGAACTCCGTCTACCTCAGCGAGGACGACGGCCGGCGCTGGGACGGCGTGGCATCCAAGTCGCGCTTTGACGGCATGTACTACACCCGCACGGTGCAGGCGTTGCCGAACGATCCCGACACGCTGTTGCTGGCCATCGGCGACGGCACGCCCGGCACGCGCAGCAGGATCTACCGTTCGTCCGACCGCGGCCGCAACTGGCAGCCGGCGCTGCTGCACACGCCGCCCAATTCCACCTTCTGGGCCTTCGGCGTGCACGCCGCCGACCCGCGGCTGGCTTTCGCCGGCACCAAGTACGGCCATCTGTTCCGTTCCACCGACGGCGGCCGCAGCTGGTTCAAGGAATGGCGCGACTTCAGCGAAATCACCGCCGTGGCCTGGACGCCGTATGCCGCGCCCGTGACCGCGCATCCCCAGTCCATCAACTGA